The proteins below come from a single Isoptericola dokdonensis DS-3 genomic window:
- the sdhC gene encoding succinate dehydrogenase, cytochrome b556 subunit, with protein sequence MPTAPAGTLYRGREGMWSWVAHRVTGVLIFFFLLVHVLDTALVRVSPEAYNAVIGTYQTPIMGLGEAGLVAAIVFHAFNGLRIALVDFWSKGPRYHKAMLWIVLGLFVVTMAGFLPRHLGNVFGGGH encoded by the coding sequence GTGCCGACAGCCCCCGCAGGCACGCTCTACCGCGGCCGAGAAGGCATGTGGTCCTGGGTCGCGCACCGCGTGACCGGCGTGCTCATCTTCTTCTTCCTCCTGGTCCACGTGCTCGACACCGCCCTGGTACGCGTCTCCCCCGAGGCGTACAACGCGGTCATCGGCACCTATCAGACGCCGATCATGGGACTGGGCGAGGCAGGGCTCGTCGCCGCCATCGTCTTCCACGCCTTCAACGGTCTGCGCATCGCCCTCGTCGACTTCTGGTCCAAGGGCCCGCGCTATCACAAGGCCATGCTGTGGATCGTCCTGGGCCTCTTCGTGGTGACCATGGCCGGCTTCCTGCCGCGCCACCTCGGCAACGTCTTCGGAGGCGGTCACTGA